The Candidatus Nanopelagicales bacterium genomic sequence GTCGCAGCGAGAGCGTCGTACGCAGTTTTTCCTTCAGCAAGATCACTCGTGACTGTTGAAACCAGATGCATGACATGTGAGTAGCGCTCAACGTGCATGAACTCAACTACTTGCACCGACCCTGGTGCACTGACACGTCCGAGATCATTGCGAGCAAGGTCAACGAGCATCAAATGTTCAGCGCGTTCTTTCACATCAGCCAACATTTCATCCGCTAATGCCGAATCCTCTTCAACCGTCGCCCCGCGTTTGCGGGTTCCAGCGATCGGATGGACGACACAGTGCCCTTGTTGAACAGTTACCAAAGCTTCGGGCGATGAACCAACAATTTCAAATGCTGTGCGTTCACTCAAGCCATCACCATCAAGTTCCGGCACACGCACTAGATACATGTATGGGCTTGGATTCGTGGTGCGCAAGATTCGATAGACATCAAGTGCCGAAGCAGGACAAGGAGACGAGAATCGCTGCGACAACACGATCTGGAATGCATCGCCTGCGCGAATGTATTCCTTAGCGCGATCAACATCTGCGATGAACTTGCTCTGCTCAGTCCACGACTTCACATCAGGAACTGCATTGGGATCAAAGGTTGACGGCACCGGCCCACGACCTGTTGAAAGATCTGCTTGCATGACATCCAGGCGCGCAACTGCGTCAGCCCAGGCTTCATCTACCCGGTCACCTGATGCGTCGTAATTAATGGCATTCGCAATCAGGAGCACTGAGCCTTCGGCGTGATCCAAGACAGCAAGATCCGTAGCCAGAAGAAATGCCATATCTGGCACGCCAATTGCATCAGGATTGTTGTCAGGAATGCGTTCCCAGTGACGAACCATGTCGTAGCTGACGTAACCAACCATGCCACCGGTGAGTGGAGGCAAACCTGGCAATGGATCTGACTGCAGCAATGCAACGGTGTCGCGCAAAATATCAACAGGCGATCCATGAGTCGGTACACCTTGCGGAACACGACCTACCCAACGAGCGTTACCGTCAACATCCGTGAGCATCGCGGCCGCGCGCACACCGACAAAGGAATAACGAGACCAGTGCTTACCTTGCTCTGCTGATTCCAGCAGGAAAGTGCCAGCACGCTGGCCACACAATGAATCAAAGAGCCCAACAGCGGTAACACCGTCGGCTAGGAATCGACGAACCACGGGGATAACTCTTCGAGTTTTCGCAAGTTCCCGAAACGTCTCAATGTCTGGGGCCACTACCCCATTGCGTGAACCCAACACGGCACTCACTTGGCCACCTCGATCACAACAGCGTCAAAGCAGGTGCGCGTGCCGGTATGACAAGCCGCGCCTGTTTGATCAACAGTGATCAGCAATGTGTCGCCGTCGCAATCAAGCGCGACGCTGATCACGAGCTGAGTGTTGCCAGAGGTTGCACCCTTGACCCACAGTTCATTTCGACTGCGGGAGAAATAGGTGGCTGCACCGCTCGACAGGGTGAGCTCCAGCGCTTCCATATTCATCCAAGCCATCATCAACACTTCACCCGTGCCCACTTGCTGGGCAATCGCTGGAATGAGACCGTCGGCATTGAAGTGCGCGGCAGCCAGCAGCTCTGGCGTTGAAGACATGGCCCCTATTGTGCCGGTCTGCGCAGCGCAAACGTTGACTGCGTCCTCAAGAGGGTGCATCATTGTGGTGGCGTCAGTAATAACTGACGAAAGTGAACCCGGCAGCTCTCCGGACGGTGAGCATGTCGGGTTTCGCGTTTTCTAGACACCTAGTCGCGTAACCGAGCCAATCAAATTTCCCAGCTGGTTACGCCAATAGCCACCTTTGCCAAATGCCCAGGCAGCCAGGTCTGAAGGCCACAACAGCGGCTCGAGCGCAGGTGACGTGTGGGAGTACTTAAGTGAACTCTCCTGACCCATCGACTCGCGAGCAAGGACTCGCCGATCCACCGGGTCCTGACCACACGATTCAAGGATGAGTTCACCTACCTGTAATTCAGCCAGAATGCGTACGGCTTCACCCAGACATTCATCTCGTGTAATCCGCCTAAATCTATGCGGTTTTCTGTTCTCAACCATATGAACCGATACAGGCATTCGGCTCAATTCAGCCAGCAGCGCCCGGCGACGACTATCACGTTCATTTTTCATGTGGAGCCGATATTGCCCAGGCAGACACAATCGCCTGAGTTCTTTACGCACCTGAGCTTCTTGCGAAAAATCAATAACAGCAATCGCGAGGAGATACGAATGTCGATATGACTCATCCGCATATGAACGCGCACTCAAGTCAACCTCCCAAAGGTTGTCAGGCTACGAAACATCGCAAGAATTGAACATGTCATGTCCTTCCCCTGTGGATAACGGAGTCATACTGATGACATGACACCAACGTCGTTAGTAAGCCAGCAGCGCATTGCCCTTGCCGAACTTCTCCTCGAAGTCGGCCCGGACGCCCCCACACTGTGCGAAGGCTGGACCGCACGTGATCTCGTTGCCCACCTGGTGATTCGCGAGGGTCGCCCTGACGCAGCCATTGGCATCCTCGGCGGACCACTGGCGAAGTGGACGACCAAGGTGCAAGACGAAGCTTCGCTGCGCCCTTACGAAGAACTCGTCGCGACCTTCCGCTCAGGCCCACCGAAGTGGTCACCCTTTGCAATCAGCAAAGTTGATGCCGCGGCCAACATTGTGGAATTCGCAGTGCACGCCGAAGATGTTCGTCGCGCTCAACCAAACTGGGTAGCGGCTCCTACTGATTCTGAACTCAATGAAGTGCTGTGGTCACGAGTGTCGAAAATGGGCAAACTGTTGATGCGTGGAGTGCCACTTGGAGTTGAACTTCAACGTACCGAAATCGAAGCCAAACCATTCGCTGCAAAAACAGGTTCACCTATCGTGACCTTGACCGGAACACCACTTGATCTTGTGCTTCGCGTGTACGGACGCACCGCTGTTGATGTGAAAATTTCCGGCGACGAAGCTGCTATCGCAACCTTTGAAGCCGCAAAGTTCGGGATCTAACGAACAGGGAAGTCTGCGTCCGCCAGTGCTTGCTTGACTTGGTCTATGCGTAATTGACCGAAGTGGAACACGCTTGCTGCAAGCACTGCATCAGCTCCAGCAACGACTGCTGGAACAAAGTCATCAAGCTTTCCTGCACCACCGCTTGCAATGATTGGCACGGTCACTTCGCGACGCACCATTTCAATCAGGTCAAGGTCGTAACCTTCTTTGGTTCCGTCAGCATCCATTGAGTTCAACAGAATTTCACCAGCGCCAAGTGCGGTGCCTTCAATCGCCCATTTCACCGCATCGATACCGGTGCTGCGGCGGCCACCATGAGTAGTGACCTCAAAGCCACTCTCGGTGAACACACCCTCTGGGCAACGTCGAGCGTCAATACTTAAGACAACACACTGCGCACCAAAGCGTTCTGCAGCATCGCGTAGAAGATCTGGATCATTGAGCGCTGCAGTGTTCAAACTGACTTTGTCAGCACCCGCGCGTAACAACCGATCGAAATCATCAACTGCGCGCACTCCTCCACCAACGGTGAGCGGAATGAACACTGACTCAGCTGTGCGACTCACAACGTCATACATGGTTGAACGATCAGAACTTGATGCAGTGATGTCGAGAAAGATAAGTTCGTCAGCACCTTCAGCGTTGTAACGCGCAGCAAGCTCAACAGGATCGCCCGCATCGCGAAGATTAAGGAAGTTCACACCTTTAACCACGCGACCTTCGTCGACATCCAGACATGGAATGACTCGAATAGAAAGACTCACGGCTGTGGCGGACCCCAGGTATATGGATCAAATCGCTCACCTGATGCGGCAAGTGCTTCAACAAGAGTGAAGGCTCCGTCATACAAAGCCTTGCCTACGATTGCGCCTTCAATGCCGTCAGGCACCATCTCGTGCAATTTATGGAAATCTTCTAGGCGATGGATGCCACCAGATGCGATCACTGGGCGTGACGTGCGCTCAATGACTTCCTTAAGCAGATGGAAGTTCGGGCCCTTCATCATTCCGTCTTTATTTACATCGGTGACGACATAACGTGCACACCCTGCAG encodes the following:
- a CDS encoding anthranilate synthase component I, with the protein product MSAVLGSRNGVVAPDIETFRELAKTRRVIPVVRRFLADGVTAVGLFDSLCGQRAGTFLLESAEQGKHWSRYSFVGVRAAAMLTDVDGNARWVGRVPQGVPTHGSPVDILRDTVALLQSDPLPGLPPLTGGMVGYVSYDMVRHWERIPDNNPDAIGVPDMAFLLATDLAVLDHAEGSVLLIANAINYDASGDRVDEAWADAVARLDVMQADLSTGRGPVPSTFDPNAVPDVKSWTEQSKFIADVDRAKEYIRAGDAFQIVLSQRFSSPCPASALDVYRILRTTNPSPYMYLVRVPELDGDGLSERTAFEIVGSSPEALVTVQQGHCVVHPIAGTRKRGATVEEDSALADEMLADVKERAEHLMLVDLARNDLGRVSAPGSVQVVEFMHVERYSHVMHLVSTVTSDLAEGKTAYDALAATFPAGTLSGAPKPRAMEIIDELEPLRRGVYGGCVGYFDFAGNIDTAIAIRTAVVKNNIAYVQAGAGLVADSVPELEDAECRNKAAAVLRAVAIAATLQSVEA
- the hisI gene encoding phosphoribosyl-AMP cyclohydrolase produces the protein MSSTPELLAAAHFNADGLIPAIAQQVGTGEVLMMAWMNMEALELTLSSGAATYFSRSRNELWVKGATSGNTQLVISVALDCDGDTLLITVDQTGAACHTGTRTCFDAVVIEVAK
- a CDS encoding TIGR03085 family metal-binding protein, giving the protein MTPTSLVSQQRIALAELLLEVGPDAPTLCEGWTARDLVAHLVIREGRPDAAIGILGGPLAKWTTKVQDEASLRPYEELVATFRSGPPKWSPFAISKVDAAANIVEFAVHAEDVRRAQPNWVAAPTDSELNEVLWSRVSKMGKLLMRGVPLGVELQRTEIEAKPFAAKTGSPIVTLTGTPLDLVLRVYGRTAVDVKISGDEAAIATFEAAKFGI
- the hisF gene encoding imidazole glycerol phosphate synthase subunit HisF, whose protein sequence is MSLSIRVIPCLDVDEGRVVKGVNFLNLRDAGDPVELAARYNAEGADELIFLDITASSSDRSTMYDVVSRTAESVFIPLTVGGGVRAVDDFDRLLRAGADKVSLNTAALNDPDLLRDAAERFGAQCVVLSIDARRCPEGVFTESGFEVTTHGGRRSTGIDAVKWAIEGTALGAGEILLNSMDADGTKEGYDLDLIEMVRREVTVPIIASGGAGKLDDFVPAVVAGADAVLAASVFHFGQLRIDQVKQALADADFPVR